From the genome of Ignavibacteriales bacterium:
TTACAATATGCATTCAATTTAGCTAATCTTTTTGGATCAAAAATTTTTTTAATTTATGTAATAGAACCAGTAATATACCCGGCAGATTTTAGTATGGGGCAAGTTGCCCTGCCAGCAATAGACATTGAAATGAATTCGAGAGCAAAAGAAGAATTAGAAAATCTTGCTAAAAAGGAAATTTCTGGTTTGGAAGTTACAACAATAATAAAGACCGGAAAACCTTTTGTGGAAATAATTGAAACTGCATCCGAAAATGACATCGATTTA
Proteins encoded in this window:
- a CDS encoding universal stress protein yields the protein MESQFKNILVPIDFSDYSKRALQYAFNLANLFGSKIFLIYVIEPVIYPADFSMGQVALPAIDIEMNSRAKEELENLAKKEISGLEVTTIIKTGKPFVEIIETASENDIDLIIIASHGHTGVEHILFGSTAEKVVRKAPCPVLTLREPVKGFTYKA